From Rhodopseudomonas palustris:
CAGCCTGTTCCTGGTCGCGCACTTTCACAACGTCATCATCGGCGGCGTGGTGTTCGGTGCGTTCGCCGGCATCGCCTACTGGTTCCCGAAGGCGTTCGGCTTCAAGCTCGACGTGTTCTGGGGCAAGGTCTCGTTCTGGTGCTGGGTGGTCGGCTTCTACCTCGCCTTCATGCCGCTGTATGTGCTCGGCCTGATGGGCGTCACGCGGCGTCTGCGGGTGTTCGACGATCCGAGCCTACAGATCTGGTTCATTATCGCAGGCTTCGGTGCGTTTCTGGTCGCGGTCGGCATCGCCGCGTTCCTGATCCAGATCGCCGTCAGCGTGATGCGTCGCGAACAGCTCCGCGACGTCACCGGCGATCCGTGGAACGGTCGCACGCTGGAATGGGCGACGTCGTCGCCGCCGCCGGACTACAATTTCGCCTTCACGCCGATGGTGCGCGACTCCGATGCGTGGTGGGACATGAAGCGGGCCGGCTACCAGCGTCCGCTCGAAGGCTTCAAGCCGATCCACATGCCGAGCAACACCGGCACCGGCATCATCCTCGCCGGGCTCAGCACGATGATGGCGTTCGGCCTGATCTGGTACATCTGGTGGCTGGCGGCGATCTCCTTCATCGCGCTGCTCGCCGTCGCGATCGGCCACACCTTCAACTATCACCGCGACTTCCACATCCCCGCCGATGAGGTCGTTCGCGTCGAGGACGAGCGGACCCGTCTGCTCGCCGCGGGAGCCAAGCCATGAGCGTCGCCGTCGCCACCCCTCAGGCCGCCGAGCCGGTGTTCCACGTCGTCGACGAGCACGCGCATCCGGAAGGCGCGAGCACGATGCTCGGCTTCTGGATCTATCTGATGAGCGATTGTCTCATCTTCGCGATCCTGTTCGCGACCTATGGCGTGCTCGGCGGCAACTACGCGGCCGGCCCGGCGCCGAAGGACCTGTTCGATCTGAAGCTGGTCGCTCTCAACACCGCGATGCTGCTGATGTCGTCGATCACCTACGGCTTCGCGATGCTGACGATGGAGAAGCGCCAGGTCGGCGCGACGCAGATGTGGCTGGCGATCACCGGCCTGTTCGGACTCGCCTTCCTCGGCATCGAACTCTACGAGTTCCACCACATGATCCATGAAGGTGCGACGCCGCAGCGGAGCGCCTTCCTGTCGTCGTTCTTCACGCTGGTCGGCACCCACGGCCTGCACGTGACGTTCGGCATCATCTGGCTGGTGACGCTGATGACGCAGGTCGCGCGCAGCGGCCTGATCGAAGCCAACCGCCGCCGGCTGATGTGCCTCAGCATGTTCTGGCACTTCCTCGACGTGGTGTGGATCGGCGTGTTCACCTTCGTCTATCTGTTGGGAACCTTGCGATGAGCATCAATTCCGCCCCCGTCGACGCGCACGGCCACGACCACGGCCAGGAG
This genomic window contains:
- the cyoC gene encoding cytochrome o ubiquinol oxidase subunit III; translated protein: MSVAVATPQAAEPVFHVVDEHAHPEGASTMLGFWIYLMSDCLIFAILFATYGVLGGNYAAGPAPKDLFDLKLVALNTAMLLMSSITYGFAMLTMEKRQVGATQMWLAITGLFGLAFLGIELYEFHHMIHEGATPQRSAFLSSFFTLVGTHGLHVTFGIIWLVTLMTQVARSGLIEANRRRLMCLSMFWHFLDVVWIGVFTFVYLLGTLR